The DNA segment ATCCTACGATGGACTTTGTCTAAGTCAAGTGATAGTCCAAAGTCACATCCATTCGGGACTCGACCCTTCTCCTGTTAGGCTGGACCTTATGAGTGACCTGTTGGAACGCCTGCGCGAGCGGGGCTGGCGCATGACCGCCCAGCGTCGCGTCGTGGCCGAGGTCCTCGACGGGGACCACGTTCATCTGACCGCCGACGAGGTACATGCCCGCGCCGTCTCGCGGCTGCCGGAGATCTCCCGGGCAACGGTTTACAACACCCTGGGCGAGATGGTCGTCCTCGGCGAGGTGATCGAGGTCTCCACGGACCGCCGCGCCAAGCGGTACGACCCGAACGCGCACCGGCCGCACCAGCACCTGGTCTGCGCCCAGTGCGGCTCCATCCGCGACGTGCACCCCGCGGGCAACCCCCTGCGGGACCTCCCGGACACGGAGCGCTTCGGCTTCACGATCTCCGACGTCGAGGTGACGTACCGGGGCATCTGCCCGGCCTGTGCGGGAGCCTGAACCCTCTCCAGCACTCCCACCGGAGCCCCGGGGCAAGCGCCCCGGGGCTCCGTCGTGCGCGCCCCCGGGCCCCGGCGCGTGCATGCCTCTTCCAGTATCTGACGACCCGTCATATCCTCTGCGGCGATCACCCGTCCACCACCTCCGCAAGGAGACACCGTGGGAGACCCGCACCCGCCCCCACTCACCCCAGAACCGGCGCCCGGCCGATCCGCCAAACTCCACGCCCGGTCCCTCACCCGCACCTTCGGCCGCGGCCGCACCGCCCTGGACGCCCTCGGACCACTGGATCTGGACATCGCCCCCGGCGAGTTCACCTGCATCGTCGGCCCGTCGGGCTGCGGCAAGTCGACCCTGCTGCGGATCGCGGCCGGGCTGCTGCGCCCCAGCACGGGTGAGCTGTCCATCCGTACCGCGTCCGCCCGTCCCGCCGCGATGATCTTCCAGGACTACGGCATCTACGACTGGAAGAACGTCCTGGCCAACGTCCGGTTCGGCCTCGACATCCAGCGGGTCCCGCGCAGGGAGGCCGACCGCCGCGCCCGCGACTGGCTGGCACGCATCGGACTGGCCGACTTCGCCGACGCCTACCCCGGGGCCCTCTCCGGCGGCATGCGCCAGCGGGTCGCCATCGCCCGCGCCCTCGCCGTGGAGCCCGAGATCCTGCTGATGGACGAGCCGTTCGCGGCCCTCGACGCACAGCTGCGGACCATCCTCCAGGACGAGCTGCTCGAACTCACCCAGACCACCCGCACCACGGCCCTCTTCATCACCCACAGCCTCGAAGAGGCGATCGTCCTGGGCGACCGGGTCCTGGTGATGTCGGCGCGCCCCGGCCGGATCATCGCCGAGCGCCGGCCGCCGTTCCCCCGGCCCCGGACCGGCGACATGCGGTCGGCCCCCGAGTTCACCGCGCTCAAGTCCGAGCTGTGGGAGCTGCTGCGCGGCGAGGTACGCGGAGAGGCGGTCCCGGCATGAGCACGGCGGTCAAGGCCCCGAAGGACGGAGTGCTGGTCAGACGGCCCGGCCCGCAGGAGCTGCACCCCGTACGCACCCACCGCAGGCGCCGCACCCTGGAACTGGCACTCGCCGTCGCGGTACCCGTCGTCCTCATCCTGCTCTGGCAGCTGGCGGCGGACCGGTCCTGGATCGACGACCGGGTCTACCCCGCGCCCTCCACCATCCTCTCCGACGGCTGGGACCGCGCCGCCCGCGGCGTGCTCTGGCCCGATGTGTGGGCCACGCTCAAGCGGGTGCTCGGCGGCTATGCGATCGGCACGGTGTCGGGATACGTCCTCGGTCTGCTGATGGGGTCGCTGGCCCTCGTACGGGCCGCCCTCGAACCGCTGCTCGACGCGCTGTACGTGGTCCCGAAGCTGGCTCTGCTGCCGGTCTTCCTCAACATGTTCGGGCTCGGCGAGGGGCCGCAGATCGCGCTGGTCGCCGCCACGGTCTTCTTCTTCGTCTGGATCTCCACGATGGCGGCGGTGCTCGCCGTCCCCGCCGGGCACCGCGACGCGGGGCAGGTCTTCGGCGCGTCACCCTGGCAGATGTTCCGGCACGTCCTGCTGCCCGCGTCCCTGCCGGCGGTGCTCGTCGGGGCCCGGATCGCGGCGGGGGTGGCCGTGCTCGTCATCGTCGCATCGGAGCAGATCGCCGCGCCGAACGGCCTCGGGCATCTGATCTTCGACTCCCGCGCGCTCTTCCAGAACGACGTGATGTTCGTCGGGATCGTCTGTGTGGCCGTCCTCGGGGTGCTCTTCTCCGAGCTGGTGCGGATCGCCGGACGGCTGCTCACTCCCTGGGCCCCGCGCGACCGCGGCCGCAGCCAGTCCTGAACCGGTCCGTCCACCGACGGGTCCCCCCGCAGCCCCGATGTCCGCACGTACGGAGGCTCCATGCGTATCAGCACGCTCTGCACCACCCTGCTCGCCGCCGGTTCCCTGCTCGTCTCCGCCGGGTGTGCGAAACACGACAGCGGCGGCCCGGCACCTGCCGCGAAACCCCGCCCGGTGAGAGCCGTCGCGGGCTGCGCCAAGGGCTGGACCGACCCGGCCGACCTCGCCCCGGGCCGGGCGCCGGCCCGCTGCGCGAAGGGTGCGCCCGCCCCCCGGCCGCCGGCCAGGAAGCGCAAGCTCGTCCTCGCGACCGGCACCCTGGCGGCGGAGTACGTCGCACCGCTCGAAGTAGCCGTGGAGAAGGGAGAGTTCAAGAAGGAGGGGCTGGACGTCCAGCTGAAGGTACTGCCGACGCCGGACGCGCTCCCGCTGCTCGCCAAGGGCGATATCGACGCCCAGTGGGCGGCGCCCGAGGCAGCCGTGATGAACGGCATCAGAGGCGGCTTCGACATCAAGTGGGTCGCCGGGAACTTCTCCCCCGACCCGGCGTCCAGGAGCGGCCTGTGGGCCCGGCTCAAGAACGGTGAGACCCCTGCCTCGGTGACGATGAAGGGCCGGAAGATGGGCACGATGATCGGCAAGGGATCGGTCGTCACCTACGCGATGGAGAAGGCGCTCCAGAACCACGGCGGCGGGCTGGACTCGATCGGCTTCCAGCAACTCGGCTCCGCGGACGTACTGACAGCGCTGCAGAACGGCGGAGTCGACTCCGCCTGGCTGCTCGACCCGGTCTGGCGCAAGGTCGACGGGAACGCGAAGTACACCTTCCTGGGCGGCCAGCCGCTGGGCGAACCGCTCGGCGGGCTGCTCTTCGGCCCGAATCTGCTGACCAAGGACCCGGACGCGGGCGTCGCCTTCCTGCGCGCGTACATCCGGACCGTGAACACCTACTTCTCCGGCGACTACAAGGCCGACAAGGGGTTCACGGCCTCGCTGGCCAAGCTGCTGAAGACCGACGAGTCGGTGCTGACCTCGACGCCGTCGCTCCGGATGGACTGGGAGATCCGCAAGGGCACGACGGACCGGCTGCAGAAGGCGTACCGGGACGCCGGGGTCGCACAGGGCGACCCGCTGCCGGAGGACAAGGTGGTGGACCGCTCGCTGTACGCGGAGGCGGTGGGCCACACATCCTGAGGGGCGGGCGCTGACGCCCGGACATGCCGCCGCGTACATGCCGAAAGCTCGGAGAACATGCCGAAGGCCCGGACTCTTCCGAGTCCGGGCCTTCGGTCTTCAGTAGCGGGGACAGGATTTGAACCTGCGACCTCTGGGTTATGAGCCCAGCGAGCTACCGAGCTGCTCCACCCCGCGCCGTTGTGTTCGTAACTGTACGTGGGGCCGCCGACCAGTGCAAATCCCGTTCCCGTGAGCCGGGCGGGACCGGGACATGCACCGGCCGGCCTGCCGGGACGCGGGCGGCTGCCGACCGGTGCGCGCGGCCGGCCGCCTTACTGGCCGGCCGGTCGCACCGTCACGCGGTGAGCTCCTGGCGCAGTGCCTCACTGAGGCGCGCCGCGCGCTCGGCGACCTCGGCGGGACCGAGCTCCACGGCCCGGTTGCACCACTTCTGCCCTTCACCCAGCTCACCGCGGCGGATGGCGAGCAGCGCGAGACGCAGGGCGGCCCTGCCGTGCCCGGCGTTGGCGGCCCTGGCCCACCAGAGACCCGCCTCGCGCTCGTTGCCCTCGCGGGCCAGCAGCAGCCCGAGGTTGAAGGCGCCGTTGCGGCTGCCCGCCTCGGCGGCCTCGCGGTACCAGCCCGCGGCCGCCTCGACGTCGTTGCGGGAGGCGGCCAGCATGCCGACCCGGACCTGGGCGCGGCGGTGCCCCTGCTCGGCGGCGCGCTCGTACCACTCCTCGCACTCACTCTTCTCGGTGACGGGCTCACCCAGCACGGGCGGTCCCGGCGGGGGCATCCTGGCGTCGAGCAGCGCGCCGAGCCGGAAGGCCGCCTCGATGCTTCCGCCGCCCGCCGCGCAGCGCAGGTGGCGCTCCGCCATGTGCTCCTCGCCGTCCCTGAGCAGCGCTATGCCGACCTGGAGCGCGGCCTCGGTGTGCCCGGCCGCCGCCGCCCGCTCGTACCAGACGAAGGCACCACGGTCGTCGTCGCGGCCCGCGTGCAGGATGCCCAGGTTGAAGGCGGCGTCCACGCTGCCCGCCTCGGCCGCCTTGGAGAACCACGGCTCGGCGCCTGCCGGGTCGCCGTTCTGCAGGAGGAGCACGGCGAGCGCGTTGGCCGCCTCGCGGTGCCCGGCGTAGGCGGCGCGGCGGTACCACTGCTCGGCCTGCGCCGTGCGCTCCTGGGCGGCGCAGAGCAGGGCCAGGTTGTACGCGCCGTTGACGTCACCCGCGTCCATGGCCGCCCGGTACCAGCGCTCGGCGGTCTGCTGCTCGCCCCGGGCCGCGTGCAGCGCCCCCAGCGCGTTGGCGGCGTTGCCGTCGCCGTCCTGGGCGGCACGCAGCCACCAGACGGCGGCGCTCTCCTCGTCGCCCGCGTCGCGCAGCAGGAAGCCGAGCGCGCAGGCCGCGCGGGCCTCGCCGTCCTTGGCCGACGTCAGGTACCAGCGGCCGGCCTCCTTGAGGTCGCCGCGCTTCTCCAGGATCACGCCGAGGTGCAGCGCGGCGCGCCGGTGGCCGCGCGCGGCGGCCTGCCGGTACCACTGCTCGGCCTCGGCAGCCGGGGCCTTCCCGGTCGCGGCGCGGTCCAGCGCGCGCGCCAGCCGGTAGGCGGCCTCCCGGTGGCCCTGCTCGGCGGCGGCGCGCAGCCAGCGCTCCGCGCCGATGTCACCGCGGTGCTCCAGCAGGTCCGCGAGGGCGTACGCCCCGAGCGCGTGGCCCGACTCGGCGGACTGGCGCAGCCAGTACTCGGCGGCGGGCTCGTCCCCGCGTTCCCGGTGGTGTCTGCCCAGCGCGTGGGCCGCGGCCGCGGAGCCCGCGACGGCGGCGATGCGCCACCAGCCGGCCGCCTCGTCCGCGTAGCCCCGCTGGTGCAGCAGCACGCCCAGGTTGTTGGCCGCGGCCCGGTCCCCCTCGCCGGTGGCGGCACGCAGCCAGCGCTCCGCGCCGTCGAGGTCCCCGCGGCGCAGCAGCAGCGCACCCAGCACACTCATCGACGCGGCTTCACCGCTCTCGGCACCGCTCCGGTGGCGTGCCTCGGCCTCGGCGTCAGCCGTTTCCTCCGCGTCGACGGCGTCGTGGCCGTCATCGGCGTGCTTCTGCACAAACCGCCCTGTCTCCAACAGAGTTGCCCTGTCCCCCATAAACACCATCGTCCCACTACGTGCAACTCGCGCACACCCGGTATATCGCAGCCGACTAGGTCACTACAGCGTTTTGTCGACTTCCCGCAGCGCGGTAAGTGAAACATGAACCAGTCCCAACTTCCCGTAGGCGGCGCCTTCTTCACAGGAGTCGCACGGACGGGCAAGCGGGCAGACGCTTCGGACCGGCACATGACGAAGGCCCGGATCTCTTTCGAGATCCGGGCCTTCGACTTCAGTAGCGGGGACAGGATTTGAACCTGCGACCTCTGGGTTATGAGCCCAGCGAGCTACCGAGCTGCTCCACCCCGCGCCGTTGTGTTGCAACCGTACCACGGCGCGGAGGGCCGCTTTACCGGCCCGCGGTCGGGCCTGATCAGGGCTTTTACCCTGACCAGGCCCGGACCCGGCAGACGGTCAGCCGCTCTTGCCGCTCGGCTTGACCTTGGCTCCGGCGTCGGAGGCCCGCTGGAGGGCGTCCTGCAGGTCCTTCTGCGCCTTGCCGTAGGCGGCCCAGTCCTGCGGCTTCTTCGCCAGCGCGGCCTGACCGTCCTCGTACGCCTGCTGGGCGTCGGCGATGGCCTTCTTCACCGTGCCGTTCGCCGGCGGCCTGGTGGTGTTCCCGGTCGACGGCGGGTTGGTCTCCTGACCGTCCACCCCGAAGACCTTGTCCAGCGCCTGGCCCAGGGTGTTCTCGAACGCGGTGGTGTCGCCGTCCGGTGAGTCGGCGTCCGCGTACGAGACGGCCACCTTCTTCAGCAGCGGATAGTGCGCGTTGCGGCCCTGGGCGTACACCGGCTCGACGTAGAGGAACCCGCCGTCCAGTGGCACCGTGAGCAGGTTCCCGTACTCGATGTCCGAGTCGGCGCCCTTCATGTCCCGGACGAAGTTACCCACGCTCGCCAGGCCGTTGAGCTTGTTCTGCACCTGCTCCGGGCCCGGCACTTCGGAGGTGACTCTGAGGAGTCTGATCGTGCCGTAGTCCGGACTCGCGGCGTCCGCGTCCACCGCCATGAAGCCGCCCAGGTTGGGGCGCCCGCTGGGGGTGAACGTGGTGGTGAGCGAGAACTGCCGTGTGTCGCCCTTCTGGCCCGGCATCTTCAGCGACAGGTAGTAGGGCGGTACGGCCCTGTTGTCCCTGGTGGTCGGGTCGTTGGGCACCTGCCAGGCGTCACTGCCGCTGTAGAACTGCTTGGGGTTCGTGACGTGGTAGCGCGCCAGCAGCTCGCGCTGGACCTTGAACATGTCCTGCGGATAGCGCAGATGCGCCTTCAGGTCCGCCGGGATGTCCGCCTTCGGCTCGACCGTGTGGGGGAACGCCTTCATCCAGGTCTTGAGGACCGGGTCCTTGGCGTCCCACTGGTACAGCTTCACCTGGCCGGTGTAGGCGTCGACCGTCGCCTTCACCGAGTTGCGGATGTAGTTGACCCGGTTCTGCTGGGCGACCACCGCGCGCTGGTTGTCGGTCAGCGAGTCGGCCGTGCTGTCACCGAGCGTCGTACGCGAGGCGTACGGATATCCATTGGTTGTGGTGTACGCGTCGACGACCCACTGGATCTTCCCGTCCACCACCGCCGGATAGGAGTCGCCGTCGATGGTCAGCCAGGGGGCGACCGCCTCGACGCGCTGCTTCGGCGTGCGGTTGTAGAGGATCTTCGAACCCTTGCCGATCGCTCCCGAGTAGAGGATCTGCGGTTCGTTGAACGCCACCGCGTACGCGGCGCGGTTCAGCGGGTTGGAGATGTCCACCCCGCTCTTGCCCTGGTAACTGGTGGTCTTCTCACCGTTGTTCTCGTAGTCGAGTTCCTTCTGCGGGCCCCCGACGATCGAGTACTGGGTGGTCTTCTCGCCGTAGTAGATCCGCTGCTGGTAGCCGGGAAGATCGCCCTTGGCCGGCAGACCGGACTCGGTGAAGACCGGGGCTCCGTTGCCGTCCGTGGTCGTGCCCTTGGCCGCGATGGCGCCGTAGCCGTGGGTGTAGGTGAAGTGGTCGTTGATCCAGTTGTGCTTCGGGATGCCCGCGATGTTCAGCTCGCGCAGGCCGATCACTGTGTCCTGGCCCTTGTAGCGGTCCACGTCCAGCGTCGCCGGGAAGCCGTAGTACTTCCGCTTCTGCTCCAGCTGCTGGAAGGTCGGCGAGACGACGTTCGGGTCGATCAGCCGGTAGCTGGCCGCCGAGTTCGCGTCGTTGCGCTGCTTGGTCGTGTCCTTGGTGCTGCTCTTGCCCGAGTAGTTGTCGACATCCGTGTCGGCGATGTTGTACGCCTTGCGCGTGGCGTTGATGTTCTTCTGGATGTACGGCGCTTCCTTGGCCTGCTCGTTCGGCTCGACCGTGAACTTCTGCACGATCGCCGGGTAGAGCCCGCCGATCAGGATCGCGGAGAGCACCATCAGACCGAAACCGATCACCGGCAGCTGCCAGGTGCGGCGCCAGAGCGTCGCGAAGAACAGCAGGGCGCAGATGACCGCGATGCAGAACAGGATCGTCTTGGCCGGGAGATAGGCGTTGGCGTCCACGTACCGCAGGCCCGTCCAGTTGCCGGTGGCCTTGAAGTCACTGGACTTCACCGCGAGTCCGTACCGGTCGAGCCAGTACGCCACGGCCTTGAACGCCACGAAGATGCCGAGCAGCACCGACAGATGGCCGGTGGCAGCCGAGGTGGCGCGCGCTCCGGGGCTCGTGACACGCAGCCCGCCGTACAGGTAGTGCACCAGGGCGGCGGCGATCAGCGAGAGCACCGCGGCGGCGAAGCCGAAGCCCAGCAGGAAGCGGTACCAGGGCAGATCGAAGGTGTAGAACGACACGTCCAGTTTGAACTGGGGGTCCTTCTGACCGAACGGCACACCGTTGACGAACATCAGCCAGGTGCGCCACTGCCCGGATGCGGAGGCACCCGCGATCAGCCCGATGACCGCCGTCACCCCGAGCAGCAGCCACTTCTTGTACGGCGCGATGCCCATCCGGTAGCGGTCGAGATTCTGCTGCTCCAGCGACATCGCGCTCAGCGGCGGCCGGAGCCGGTGCGCCAGCCAGATGTTCAGGCCGACGGCGGCCCCCATCAGCACGCCGAAGACGAGGAAGAGCCCGATCTTCGTCCACAGGGTGGTGGTGAAGACGGATGAGTAGTGGACGGAGCGGTACCAGAGCCAGTCGGTCCAGAACCCGGAGAACATGATGAACGCCATGGCCAGGACGATCAGCACGCCCAGGGTCAACAGCATGTTCCGGGCGCGGCGGGACGGCCGTCCCACTCTGGTCCGTGGCCCGGTCGGGCCTCCGCCGCGGTCCGGCATCTGGAAAGCCAACGTGCGCACCTCGAAGTTTGCGGTCGTGTGGAACAGGCCCCGCGATCGTAGAGCCCACTCATGCAACTTACTGAGGCTTTACCCAGTTCCCGTTCCCGGGGTGGAAGAGGGCAGGATATTGCCCATGCCCAACCTTTCTTCGCCCTCAGGCCCTCCGATGGCCGCCAGTCCGCTCACCGTGGCGGTGCTCGAAATCGACGAGTACGCGTCCGGTCTCGGCTGGGACCAGCCCGCCAGACTCTTCGCACTCGTGGACACCGCGAAGCTCCGTACCCAGGAGCCGGGCCTGGCCGCCCAGCTCGGTCTCGACGACGGCGAGCCCGCCGCGTCACTGACCCCCGTCGAGCAGGACGAGATCCCGGACACCACCCCACTCGACGAGTTCCTCGCCACGATCGCCTGGCCGGACGCGGTGGCAGGGTGCGCGATGACGGTCGAGCGGCTGATGCTGCCGCCGTCGGCGGAAGCAACCGTGCCGGAGGGGATGGACGAGGCGCAGCTGACGGCCTGGGTCGCCGAGCACCCGGACCGTCAGGAGGTGCGGATGACCGTGGCGGTGCTGCGGGACGGCACCCGTGAGTCGGCGCTGCGGCTGCGTGCGAAGGACTCGCCGAACGAGGTGCTCACCGGCTCGGAGCTGGTCCCCGGCCTCGCCGAGGCGCTCTCGGTGACCTTCGAGGCGTAGGCGGAGGGACGGCGCGGCCGGGCCGCGCCCGGCTGCTCCGCCGGGCGGTCACGCGCCCAGGACCGGTGGCTACTTGGCAGAGCAGCTGGGCAGCCCGGCGGTGTCCCCGGCGCGGATCTTGTCCATCGCCTGCTTCGCGTCCTTCATCGCCTTCACCTTCACCAGGGTGAGGCCCGACGGGGTGTCCGCGGCCGCCGCCGCACAGTTGTCGCTGGGCGTCAGGAAGTACTGGGCGCCCGCCTGGCGTGCGGCGACGAGCTTCATCTCGATGCCGCCGATCGGCCCGACCACGCCCTTGTCGTCGATGGTGCCGGTACCGGCGACGAACTTGCCGCCGGTCAGATCGCCCGGCGTCAGCTTGTCGACGAGGCCGAGGGAGAACATCAGACCGGCGCTGGGACCGCCCACATCCGCGAGCTTGATGTCGATGTGGAACGGGAAGGTGTGGTCGGTG comes from the Streptomyces sp. NBC_01471 genome and includes:
- a CDS encoding UPF0182 family protein: MPDRGGGPTGPRTRVGRPSRRARNMLLTLGVLIVLAMAFIMFSGFWTDWLWYRSVHYSSVFTTTLWTKIGLFLVFGVLMGAAVGLNIWLAHRLRPPLSAMSLEQQNLDRYRMGIAPYKKWLLLGVTAVIGLIAGASASGQWRTWLMFVNGVPFGQKDPQFKLDVSFYTFDLPWYRFLLGFGFAAAVLSLIAAALVHYLYGGLRVTSPGARATSAATGHLSVLLGIFVAFKAVAYWLDRYGLAVKSSDFKATGNWTGLRYVDANAYLPAKTILFCIAVICALLFFATLWRRTWQLPVIGFGLMVLSAILIGGLYPAIVQKFTVEPNEQAKEAPYIQKNINATRKAYNIADTDVDNYSGKSSTKDTTKQRNDANSAASYRLIDPNVVSPTFQQLEQKRKYYGFPATLDVDRYKGQDTVIGLRELNIAGIPKHNWINDHFTYTHGYGAIAAKGTTTDGNGAPVFTESGLPAKGDLPGYQQRIYYGEKTTQYSIVGGPQKELDYENNGEKTTSYQGKSGVDISNPLNRAAYAVAFNEPQILYSGAIGKGSKILYNRTPKQRVEAVAPWLTIDGDSYPAVVDGKIQWVVDAYTTTNGYPYASRTTLGDSTADSLTDNQRAVVAQQNRVNYIRNSVKATVDAYTGQVKLYQWDAKDPVLKTWMKAFPHTVEPKADIPADLKAHLRYPQDMFKVQRELLARYHVTNPKQFYSGSDAWQVPNDPTTRDNRAVPPYYLSLKMPGQKGDTRQFSLTTTFTPSGRPNLGGFMAVDADAASPDYGTIRLLRVTSEVPGPEQVQNKLNGLASVGNFVRDMKGADSDIEYGNLLTVPLDGGFLYVEPVYAQGRNAHYPLLKKVAVSYADADSPDGDTTAFENTLGQALDKVFGVDGQETNPPSTGNTTRPPANGTVKKAIADAQQAYEDGQAALAKKPQDWAAYGKAQKDLQDALQRASDAGAKVKPSGKSG
- a CDS encoding ABC transporter ATP-binding protein encodes the protein MGDPHPPPLTPEPAPGRSAKLHARSLTRTFGRGRTALDALGPLDLDIAPGEFTCIVGPSGCGKSTLLRIAAGLLRPSTGELSIRTASARPAAMIFQDYGIYDWKNVLANVRFGLDIQRVPRREADRRARDWLARIGLADFADAYPGALSGGMRQRVAIARALAVEPEILLMDEPFAALDAQLRTILQDELLELTQTTRTTALFITHSLEEAIVLGDRVLVMSARPGRIIAERRPPFPRPRTGDMRSAPEFTALKSELWELLRGEVRGEAVPA
- a CDS encoding ABC transporter substrate-binding protein — translated: MRISTLCTTLLAAGSLLVSAGCAKHDSGGPAPAAKPRPVRAVAGCAKGWTDPADLAPGRAPARCAKGAPAPRPPARKRKLVLATGTLAAEYVAPLEVAVEKGEFKKEGLDVQLKVLPTPDALPLLAKGDIDAQWAAPEAAVMNGIRGGFDIKWVAGNFSPDPASRSGLWARLKNGETPASVTMKGRKMGTMIGKGSVVTYAMEKALQNHGGGLDSIGFQQLGSADVLTALQNGGVDSAWLLDPVWRKVDGNAKYTFLGGQPLGEPLGGLLFGPNLLTKDPDAGVAFLRAYIRTVNTYFSGDYKADKGFTASLAKLLKTDESVLTSTPSLRMDWEIRKGTTDRLQKAYRDAGVAQGDPLPEDKVVDRSLYAEAVGHTS
- a CDS encoding ABC transporter permease, which codes for MSTAVKAPKDGVLVRRPGPQELHPVRTHRRRRTLELALAVAVPVVLILLWQLAADRSWIDDRVYPAPSTILSDGWDRAARGVLWPDVWATLKRVLGGYAIGTVSGYVLGLLMGSLALVRAALEPLLDALYVVPKLALLPVFLNMFGLGEGPQIALVAATVFFFVWISTMAAVLAVPAGHRDAGQVFGASPWQMFRHVLLPASLPAVLVGARIAAGVAVLVIVASEQIAAPNGLGHLIFDSRALFQNDVMFVGIVCVAVLGVLFSELVRIAGRLLTPWAPRDRGRSQS
- a CDS encoding PPA1309 family protein, with the translated sequence MPNLSSPSGPPMAASPLTVAVLEIDEYASGLGWDQPARLFALVDTAKLRTQEPGLAAQLGLDDGEPAASLTPVEQDEIPDTTPLDEFLATIAWPDAVAGCAMTVERLMLPPSAEATVPEGMDEAQLTAWVAEHPDRQEVRMTVAVLRDGTRESALRLRAKDSPNEVLTGSELVPGLAEALSVTFEA
- a CDS encoding tetratricopeptide repeat protein, encoding MVFMGDRATLLETGRFVQKHADDGHDAVDAEETADAEAEARHRSGAESGEAASMSVLGALLLRRGDLDGAERWLRAATGEGDRAAANNLGVLLHQRGYADEAAGWWRIAAVAGSAAAAHALGRHHRERGDEPAAEYWLRQSAESGHALGAYALADLLEHRGDIGAERWLRAAAEQGHREAAYRLARALDRAATGKAPAAEAEQWYRQAAARGHRRAALHLGVILEKRGDLKEAGRWYLTSAKDGEARAACALGFLLRDAGDEESAAVWWLRAAQDGDGNAANALGALHAARGEQQTAERWYRAAMDAGDVNGAYNLALLCAAQERTAQAEQWYRRAAYAGHREAANALAVLLLQNGDPAGAEPWFSKAAEAGSVDAAFNLGILHAGRDDDRGAFVWYERAAAAGHTEAALQVGIALLRDGEEHMAERHLRCAAGGGSIEAAFRLGALLDARMPPPGPPVLGEPVTEKSECEEWYERAAEQGHRRAQVRVGMLAASRNDVEAAAGWYREAAEAGSRNGAFNLGLLLAREGNEREAGLWWARAANAGHGRAALRLALLAIRRGELGEGQKWCNRAVELGPAEVAERAARLSEALRQELTA
- a CDS encoding Fur family transcriptional regulator, which gives rise to MSDLLERLRERGWRMTAQRRVVAEVLDGDHVHLTADEVHARAVSRLPEISRATVYNTLGEMVVLGEVIEVSTDRRAKRYDPNAHRPHQHLVCAQCGSIRDVHPAGNPLRDLPDTERFGFTISDVEVTYRGICPACAGA